The Hypomesus transpacificus isolate Combined female chromosome 2, fHypTra1, whole genome shotgun sequence genome window below encodes:
- the LOC124476813 gene encoding macrophage mannose receptor 1-like, giving the protein MMDAPLWCLIFISGLCSFTLCTSPQYNHVSLRMNYRDAKSYCRKMYTDLATLYNHNDVENLISSVPVDLKRAWIGLEEGDVWQWHWIYGEGIFFNWRDGQPSQNIQNNCVAMGPSGQWFEDDCQSHNSYVCSDGEKYNASLIFIDEKMSWRDAQDYCNDIYMDLVSIRSLEENRFVLDVTQTQAVWIGLFKDPWTWSDGSSSSLRFWRRFQPTNDKDQACVLAVFLDEGRWNDRSCDISQDFICQGALKAHPEPSTPQQIFSTAQPTTFQIMPSLKTTVVNQTHAPTLSASTNGIAAKSPTQNTPLTSPAQNMTSKSPSQAVTTTQQATDLNSTPHTTLVEGAALHSTAESTAAMATENSHGLIQDNLILVQKNMTWMQAQGYCREHHLNLVSLTTQVVQGWAAKKASKATSPYVWLGLRYTCTFNFWFWIPSDTGCYQNWAPGHGTGGPQDCSLAGAIQTTGGQQWVSLPETARLNFLCYTCAGT; this is encoded by the exons ATGATGGACGCTCCTCTATGGTGTCTGATATTCATATCAG GGCTGTGCTCCTTCACTTTATGCACCTCGCCACAGTACAACCATGTCAGTCTCCGAATGAATTACAGAGACGCAAAGAGTTACTGTAGGAAGATGTATACAGACTTGGCCACTCTCTACAACCATAACGACGTGGAGAACTTGATCAGTTCGGTGCCGGTTGACTTAAAGAGGGCCTGGATagggctggaagagggagatgtGTGGCAGTGGCACTGGATTTATGGAGAGGGGATTTTTTTTAATTGGAGGGATGGACAACCATCTCAAAATATTCAAAACAACTGTGTAGCAATGGGTCCAAGTGGACAATGGTTTGAAGATGATTGTCAGAGTCACAATAGTTATGTTTGTTCTGATG GAGAAAAATATAATGCCAGTCTCATCTTTATTGATGAGAAAATGTCTTGGAGAGATGCTCAAGATTACTGCAACGACATATACATGGACCTGGTCAGCATACGGTCCCTGGAAGAGAACCGGTTTGTACTGGATgtgacccagacccaggccgtGTGGATAGGATTGTTTAAAGACCCATGGACATGGTCTGATGGAAGCAGCTCCTCTCTCCGTTTCTGGAGGCGTTTTCAGCCCACCAATGACAAAGACCAGGCCTGTGTTCTCGCAGTATTTTTGGACGAGGGTCGGTGGAATGACAGGAGTTGTGACATCAGTCAAGACTTCATATGCCAGGGTG CTTTAAAAGCACACCCTGAACCATCGACTCCACAACAAATATTTTCAACAGCACAGCCAACTACTTTTCAGATAATGCCTTCTCTAAAAACGACTGTCGTAAAtcaaacacacgcacccacTCTATCTGCCTCTACTAATGGCATAGCTGCTAAATCCCCAACTCAAAACACACCATTGACATCTCCAGCTCAAAACATGACTTCAAAATCTCCAAGTCAAGCTGTGACAACAACGCAACAGGCAACAGACCTCAACTCTACCCCACACACAACCTTGGTTGAAGGTGCTGCTTTACACAGCACAGCAGAATCAActgctgccatggcaactgaaAACAGTCATGGCTTAATCCAAG ATAATCTGATATTGGTGCAGAAGAACATGACCTGGATGCAGGCCCAGGGCTACTGCAGAGAGCACCACCTCAACCTGGTTTCGCTGACCACACAGGTGGTTCAGGGCTGGGCTGCCAAGAAGGCTTCCAAAGCCACATCTCCTTATGTCTGGCTAGGCCTGCGTTACACCTGTACCTTCAACTTCTGGTTCTGGATCCCATCAGACACAGGCTGCTATCAGAACTGGGCCCCAGGACATGGGACAGGGGGGCCCCAGGACTGTAGCCTTGCAGGTGCCATTCAGACCACAGGGGGGCAGCAGTGGGTTAGCTTGCCAGAGACGGCCAGGCTGAATTTCCTCTGCTACACATGTGCTGGGACTTGA